The genomic window AGCAACAGTTGATTTTGATTTTATAGATATAAATTATCCGGCAAAAGCAGGTAGATTGTTCAAAATCCTGGATAGGTTTGACATGCTGGATCTATATGTAACGCCGGTGGCGCCCGGATTTGAAAAAAGGGCAATTAAAATAGACGGATTTGATTCTGTGTACGTTTTATCTAGAGAAGATATAATTGTAAGTAAATTGGGGAGATATTCGGAAAAAGATAAAGAAGATATAAAAAAACTTATGGCCGGTGCCGATAAAGAGAAACTGAAAAAACTGATTGAACTGGTTATTGATAGAAAAGACTTTAGCCCTAGAGTAAAGTATCATTTTATTAAAAACGTTAAAGATTTTGAGGAGAAATATAATGTATAGACAGTTTTGCAAGAATTATAAAAATTTTATAAAGCTTAATAAAGCCGGTTTGGAAAAAAATGAATACCGTCTAAAAATAGCGGAATCTATTAAAGGCCTGGCTGATTTAGAAACTTA from Biomaibacter acetigenes includes these protein-coding regions:
- a CDS encoding DUF6036 family nucleotidyltransferase encodes the protein MENKNKQILLELLHDMEDFARLKGIECPAIYLIGGAGCIIAGYLERATVDFDFIDINYPAKAGRLFKILDRFDMLDLYVTPVAPGFEKRAIKIDGFDSVYVLSREDIIVSKLGRYSEKDKEDIKKLMAGADKEKLKKLIELVIDRKDFSPRVKYHFIKNVKDFEEKYNV